A DNA window from Zingiber officinale cultivar Zhangliang chromosome 3A, Zo_v1.1, whole genome shotgun sequence contains the following coding sequences:
- the LOC122050586 gene encoding zinc finger BED domain-containing protein RICESLEEPER 2-like — MVITGHWIDSCWNLQKRVLSFINIPPPRGGLQISDAIFKCMKEWGIENKVFTITVDNASSNDLAIQYMKDTIQRSRTLACEGNLFHVCCCAHILNLCVQDGLREIEESVQQLQLKDKKLIRDCKTRWNSTFEMLSCALKFKEAFKMFKERDPFYGCCPQEEEWDKAQKICSLLEAFWTATHIISAAVLDPTKKMLAVEFCFPKLYSELDASKYISKVKEIINSLYEEYVVEETNKGAPHLPESESFGSSSARRSQQNSVYNWDDFDEYCAKVETSETKRSELVDHLEKGRLKKNEIPKIFSCLEWWRMNRMQYPILSKIAADILAIPVSSMASKATFSAGTRVIDSYRSSLSPDTVQTLLCGGDWLRHIHGLKKKTKYLPLKVSKISVLCLSLIRRAIGSGGP; from the exons ATGGTTATCACTGGGCATTGGATTGATTCTTGTTGGAATTTACAAAAGAGAGTTTTAAGTTTCATTAACATTCCACCACCAAGGGGAGGTCTTCAAATTTCCGATGCCATTTTCAAGTGTATGAAAGAGTGGGGCATTGAAAACAAGGTTTTCACTATTACAGTTGATAATGCTTCAAGTAACGATTTGGCTATTCAATATATGAAAGATACCATTCAAAGGTCAAGAACATTGGCATGTGAAGGAAATTTATTTCATGTTTGCTGTTGTGCACATATCTTGAACTTGTGCGTTCAAGACGGATTGAGGGAGATTGAAG AGTCTGTGCAACAATTACAGTTGAAGGATAAAAAATTGATTCGTGATTGCAAAACCAGGTGGAACTCGACTTTTGAGATGTTAAGTTGTGcactcaagttcaaagaagctTTTAAGATGTTCAAAGAACGTGATCCCTTTTATGGTTGCTGCCCTCAAGAAGAAGAATGGGATAAAGCTCAAAAGATTTGCTCACTGTTGGAGGCTTTTTGGACAGCCACACACATTATTTCAG CTGCTGTGTTAGATCCAACCAAAAAAATGCTTGCAGTTGAATTTTGTTTTCCTAAGCTTTATTCTGAATTGGATGCCTCTAAGTATATCTCAAaagttaaggagataattaattcTCTTTATGAGGAGTATGTTGTTGAAGAAACTAATAAAGGAGCGCCTCATTTACCTGAGTCTGAGAGTTTTGGTTCTTCAAGTGCTAGAAGAAGTCAACAAAATTCTGTGTATAATTGGGATGATTTTGATGAATATTGTGCAAAAGTTGAAACTTCAGAGACTAAGAGATCTGAATTGGTAGATCATCTTGAAAAGGGTCGTCTAAAGAAGAATGAGATTCctaaaattttttcatgtttAGAATGGTGGAGGATGAATAGAATGCAGTATCCAATATTGTCAAAGATAGCAGCTGATATTTTAGCTATTCCAGTGAGTTCAATGGCTTCAAAAGCAACATTTAGTGCAGGGACAAGAGTTATTGATTCTTATCGTTCATCTCTCTCTCCAGACACGGTGCAGACTCTATTGTGTGGGGGTGATTGGCTTCGACATATACATGGACTGAAAAAGAAGACTAAA TATCTACCTCTTAAAGTAAGTAAGATTTCAGTTCTTTGTTTATCATTGATACGGCGCGCAATAGGGAGTGGGGGCCCATGA
- the LOC122050585 gene encoding zinc finger MYM-type protein 1-like, with translation MLRYFKKIRDEPTSNKSSPPPPPPPPPPPLPASLDADSNEYPSDPGLRKHILEYNVNEREIVRHYYLQKGPFQPKNHEFPWRSCPKEKRRFRTIWFSLHPNWLEYSIAKDAAFCLYCYLFKADHGGQSGGDSFVTEGFKNWRKKENFNEHVGNQSSIHNRCMMAAYDLMNQKQHIETCLINQSSQVAIDYRVRLTASIDCIRFLVRQGLAFRGHDESTNSLNHGNFLELLRFLADHNEDINRVALDNAPSNLKLTSPDIQKDIIRSIAYLTTNSILGDLGDKLFTILVDEARDISVKEQMAVALRFVDERGNIVERFLGLVHVSDTTALSLKTAIDSLLCQHGLSISNLRGQGYDGASNMRGEFNGLKSLIMMENPSAYYVHCFAHQLQLTLVAVAENHIRISTFFDVVAQLNNIVGASCKRRDILREKQFEKVIKGICNGDIFTGQGMNQEMTLKRAGSTRWGSHYNTLLSLIHLYPSIIDVLLFVEEEGKDHKQRAQANNLLELIGKYEFIFQMHLMKNILGVTNDLSQALQRKDQDIVNAMILVRSSKHQLQTMRDDGWDLLLNEVSLFCVKYEVVTPHMEDLFVFHGRSRRNIEGRTNLHYYRVETFYEVIDLQLQELNNRFNEVNTELLLCMSCLDPSNSFSAYDKRKLLQFAQFYPSDFSPIELMHLEPQLDNFIFDMRSSNQFSEVVGISQLAKRMIQLKKHHLYPLVYLLLKLALLLLVATATVERVFSAMKIIKTSLRNRLGDDMVNDCLIPYIERDVFDTIDNEAIIQHFQNMKSRRVIL, from the coding sequence ATGTTGAGGTATTTTAAGAAAATACGAGATGAACCTACTTCAAACAAGTCATCTCCCcctccaccacctcctcctcctcctcctcctctaccAGCTTCTCTTGATGCTGACTCAAATGAGTATCCTAGTGATCCTGGGCTAAGAAAGCACATTCTTGAGTATAATGTTAATGAAAGGGAGATTGTTCGACATTACTATTTGCAAAAAGGTCCTTTTCAACCTAAAAATCATGAATTTCCTTGGCGTTCTTGTCCCAAAGAGAAACGAAGATTTCGAACTATATGGTTTAGTCTTCATCCTAATTGGCTAGAATACAGCATTGCAAAAGATGCGGCTTTTTgtctttattgctatttattcaAAGCGGATCATGGTGGTCAAAGTGGTGGTGATTCTTTTGTTACTGAGGGATTTAAAAattggagaaagaaagaaaattttaatgaacATGTTGGAAATCAGAGCAGCATTCACAACAGGTGCATGATGGCGGCTTATGATTTAATGAATCAAAAACAACATATTGAAACTTGTTTGATCAATCAGTCTAGTCAAGTAGCTATCGATTATCGTGTTCGTTTGACAGCATCAATTGATTGCATAAGATTTCTTGTGCGTCAAGGATTAGCATTTCGTGGTCATGATGAATCAACAAACTCACTCAATCATGGTAATTTTCTTGAATTGTTAAGATTTCTTGCTGACCATAATGAGGATATTAATAGAGTTGCACTAGACAATGCTCCCTCAAATCTCAAATTGACATCGCCTGATATTCAGAAAGATATTATCAGATCCATTGCTTATTTAACCACTAATTCTATTCTTGGAGATCTCGGTGATAAATTATTTACTATATTAGTTGATGAGGCTCGTGATATATCTGTTAAAGAACAAATGGCAGTTGCTTTACGGTTTGTAGATGAAAGGGGAAATATTGTTGAGCGCTTTCTAGGCCTTGTACATGTAAGCGACACTACTGCCTTATCACTTAAAACTGCTATTGATTCTTTGTTGTGCCAACATGGATTATCTATATCTAATTTGCGGGGGCAAGGATACGATGGAGCTAGCAATATGAGAGGAGAATTCAATGGCTTAAAAAGCTTAATTATGATGGAAAACCCTTCTGCTTattatgttcattgttttgctcatcaactGCAACTTACACTTGTAGCTGTTGCTGAAAATCATATAAGAATTTCTACTTTTTTTGATGTGGTTGCACAATTGAACAATATTGTTGGAGCCTCATGCAAGCGAAGAGATATACTTCGTGAGAAACAATTTGAAAAAGTTATTAAAGGAATTTGCAATGGTGATATCTTCACTGGACAAGGTATGAATCAAGAGATGACATTAAAAAGAGCTGGGAGCACACGTTGGGGTTCACATTATAATACATTGTTAAGTTTGATACATTTGTATCCTTCAATTATTGATGTTCTTTTATTTGTTGAAGAGGAGGGAAAAGATCACAAGCAAAGGGCACAAGCAAATAATCTGTTGGAATTGATTGGAAaatatgaatttatatttcaGATGCACTTAATGAAGAATATCTTGGGAGTCACGAATGATTTGTCGCAAGCTTTACAAAGAAAAGATCAAGACATTGTAAATGCCATGATTCTTGTAAGATCAAGCAAACATCAATTGCAAACTATGAGAGATGATGGTTGGGATTTGTTACTGAATGAAGTTTCTTTATTTTGTGTTAAGTATGAGGTAGTCACCCCGCACATGGAAGACTTGTTCGTCTTTCATGGGAGATCACGACGAAATATTGAAGGAAGGACAAATCTTCACTATTATCGTGTTGAAACATTTTATGAAGTGATAGATTTGCAACTTCAGGAGTTGAACAATCGCTTTAACGAGGTGAACACGGAGTTGTTGTTGTGTATGAGTTGTCTTGATCCATCAAATTCATTCTCTGCTTATGATAAGAGAAAATTACTTCAGTTTGCTCAGTTTTATCCATCCGATTTTTCCCCAATAGAGTTAATGCATCTTGAGCCCCAActtgataactttatttttgatatGCGGAGTAGCAATCAATTCTCTGAGGTTGTGGGGATTAGCCAGCTTGCTAAAAGGATGATTCAATTGAAAAAACATCATCTGTATCCTTTGGTATATTTACTTTTGAAGTTAGCATTGCTATTACTTGTTGCAACTGCAACTGTAGAGAGAGTGTTTTCAGCAATGAAAATAATCAAAACCTCACTTCGAAATCGGTTGGGAGATGATATGGTAAATGATTGTTTGATACCATATATTGAGCGAGATGTGTTTGATACTATTGATAATGAAGCTATTATTCAGCATTTTCAAAATATGAAATCTCGAAGAGTGATATTGTAA